GTAGGAGGTCGCTTCCTTCAGCGAGGCGCAGCGCCGCACCGAAAGTTTTCGTTCGCCCGACGGCCCGGAATAATGCGCTGAGCCGCTATCGCCGGAAAAGCGCTCGCCGATATAGGGCTGGTGCATCATGCCGAACACCGGCGTGCCCTGGTGCAACAGCGCGATCAGCGTGCCCCAGATCGGAAAGCCCGCGATGAAGGATTTGGTGCCGTCGATGGGATCGAGCACCCAGACATATTCGGCGTCCTCGCGCTCGCTGCCGAATTCCTCGCCGACGATGCCGTGCTGGGGAAAGTTGGCCTTGATCAGGCGGCGCATGACGGCTTCGGCGGCGCGGTCGGCCTCGGTGACGGGGTCGAAGTCGCTCGTGCTCTTGTTGTCGACCAGGAGCGAGGTTCGGAAGAACGGCAGGATGGTTTCGCCGGAAGAAGTCGCGAGGCGGCCGATGAAGGCTGTGAAATCGATGACCGTCACGGCTGATCCCTGGAAAGGCGCGGCGCCCGCGCGAGAATTCTTGTTCTTGCCTAGCTCAATCCTGCGGCGTGCGCACGAATAACGGCGCGTTATTCCCACCTCATCGGTGACTGCCGGCTTTCGAATCACGTTCGTTTAGGCGTGTATTTTCGGTAAGTCCGTCAATCACGAAAGCGCGATGTCTGGGGATCATGGCTGATCTGCAGCACCTGCCGGGCAGAGAAAATAGAACGTAAGGTATTGAAAATATTTGGTAAAAGAGTATTTAATCAGTCTGTGGCAAATCGGCCAGCCCGGCCAGGATTGCGCAGGAAATGTTTCGAAAACTCTTGCGTTTTGTGCAGCGCGGTCGCATATTGTTGCGGTGCGGTAGCGCCTCGCGCTATCGCTGCCCTCCTTGGGCGTTTCCTCCCTAGACTTGGGCCGCTTGTTCATTCAAGCGGCCCTTTTTTCTTTTGGGGATCGGCGGTCATTCCGGACGACGCGAAGCGGCGATCCGGAATCTCGAGCTTCCGGGTTCGATGCTTCGCATCGCCCCGGAATGACGGTTAGAGATGATTACTCCGCGGCGGCCTGGAACGGCCCGAGATCGCCGAGCGGGACCTTTGCCAGCGCGTCGGCGAGCTTGGTGAAATCGGCGGCCACCTGCGCAAAGCGCGCCGAGCGTTCCCGGCGTCGCTCATCCATATAGATCGCGCGGTTGAGTTCGAGCTGCACGGTGTGCAATCCGCTTGCCGGGTTGCCGTAGTGCTCGGTGATGAAGCCGCCGGCATAGGGCTTGTTGCGCCCGATCGAATAGCCGAGCCCGCTCATGATTTCCTCGACGAGGTCGGGCAGCAGACTGGCGCAACTGGTGCCGTAGCGGTCGCCGATCACGATATCGGGCCGCCGCGGTTCGTCGCGCGACACGCCGACCGACGGCATCGAATGACAATCCACCAGGATCACGGTGCCGAACGCCTGATGGGCCTTGTTGATCAGCCGCCGCAGCGCGCGGTGATAGGGCTTGTAGAGCGCCTCGATCCGTCCCAGCGCCTCGTCGACATTGATCCGTTCGCGATAGATTTCCTGCCCGTCGCCGACCACGCGCGGGATGGTGCCGAGGCCGCCGGCGACCCGCATCGAACGGGTGTTGGCAAAGCTCGGCAGCCGGCCGTTGAACATGCGCGGATCGAGTTCGTAAGGCTCGCGGTTCACGTCGACATAGGAACGCGGGAAATTGACCCGCACGGTCGGAAAACCCCGGTCGGCGAGATCGGCGATCAATTCGTCCATGAAGGAGTCCTCGGAGCGGCGCAGGCTCGCGAGGTCGATGCGGGAAGCGTTGAGAAAATCCGGCGGATAGACCGAACCGGAATGCGGCGAGTTGAAGATGATCGGCGCCCGCCAGTCGGCCGGCTCCACGATCTCGAACGGAGGCGACAGTTCGCCATCAAGCTGCGTCATCGTCGGGCGCCATCCCTGAGATCCGGTTTTCCTTCGGCCAAATCGACGAGGTGGCCGATTCTGCCGGAAAACGGCGGCTTTATAACGAAGCATTGTCGGTAATCGCAATCATTCTGCCAAGCGAAAAAAGCCGCATGACGGCTGGAACATGTCGCAAACACGTGAAAAACGCCTGCCCTGATTGATCTTGGGCCGCGATAGGGTACAGAAATGGCGGCGCGACATCCTTCGCACGCCGACGCCCCTTCACCCGATATTTACCGTCTGTCGGGCTTAGTGGGTGGAGTGATCCTCCAAGCCGGATTCGACGACTGAACACCATGCACAAAATCCTTCTCGCCGAAGACGACAACGACATGCGCCGCTTCCTGGTGAAGGCGCTGGAAAACGCCGGATTTCAGGTCTCGTCCCACGACAACGGCCTGTCGGCCTATCAACGGCTGCGCGAGGAACCGTTCGAGATGCTGCTCACCGATATCGTGATGCCCGAAATGGACGGCATCGAGCTGGCGCGCCGCGCCTCGGAACTCGACCCCGACATCAAGATCATGTTCATCACCGGCTTTGCCGCGGTTGCCCTGAATTCCGATTCGGAAGCGCCGAAGAACGCCAAGGTGCTGGCCAAGCCCGTTCACCTCCGCGAACTCGTCAGCGAAGTGAACAAGATGCTGGCGGCCTGATTCGGCGTCATTTGGGGTCAAAACACTCCAGAAATTAGTCCCGAGCGTCCTTGCCGGGGCGCTTTGGAGCCGATATACGGACCCCACCCAATACGACTTGGGGCATGTTATTTATGCCCCGACAAAAGCTAGAGCGGGATGACCGGTCTAGGGCGCGTAGCTCAGCGGGAGAGCACTACCTTGACATGGTAGGGGTCACAGGTTCGATCCCTGTCGCGCCCACCACGCTTCGCCCTGACGGGCTACGCGTGGCGCAGCCACACCGAGACCGTCAGGACGAGGCGTGTCCGGCGAAGCTTGAGCGAAGCGAAAGCGTAGACGGACTGTTTCCTCGCGGATTTGCAGCGTTTCGGTGCCGGCTCGGCAAGCCACGTTCTCCTCACCAAAGCTAAGCGTGGTAGAGACCGTCAGAGCGACCCGGCCCACCGAAATTTTCTACCTGATATTCTTCTGGTAGCCGTCGACATAGACCGCCGCCAGCAGCACCAGGCCCTTGACGACGTATTGCCAGTAGATCCCGATGCCGAGGATCGACATGCCGTTGTTCATCACGCCCATCACGAAGGCGCCGATCACGACGCCCATCACCTTGCCGACGCCGCCCGAGGCGGAGGCGCCGCCGATGAAGCAGGCAGCGATGACGTCGAGCTCGAAGGAATTTCCGGCGCTCGGCGTTGCCGAGTTCAACCGTGCCGCGACGATCAGCCCGGCAAGGCCGGCCAGCGCGCCCATATTGACGAAGGTCAGGAAGATCAGCCGCTCGGTCCGGATGCCGGAGAGCTGCGCCGCCATCCGGTTGCCGCCGAGCGCATAGATGCGGCGTCCGATCGTCATGCGCTGCGTCACGAACATGTAGAGCAGGATCAGCGCACCCATGATGATCAGCACATTGGGCAGACCGCGATAGGATGCCAGCAGGTAGCAAAAACCGGCGATCAGGAGGGCGAACACGGCGTTCTTTCCGATGAACAACGCCAGCGGCTCCGTCTCCATCGTGTGGGCCTTGGCGCGGCGCCAGCGGCGAGCGCTGGTGAAGATCAGCAAGGCGGCGCCGACGAGGCCGACCAGCATCGAGGTCCAGCGGAAGTTGGCGCCGATGCCGTCGCCGAACAGTGCCAGCAGCGGCGCGCTGACCACGTCGGGGATGAATCCGGAACTGATGCTCTGGAAATCTTTGGGAAAAGGCCCGACGAACTGGCCGAGCAGGATGTTGCCGGTGAGCCCGCGAAACACCAGCATGCCGCCGAGCGTCACGATGAAGGACGGAATTTTGGCGTAGGCCACAAAATAGCCCTGCGCCGCGCCGATCAGGCCGCCGGCCACGAGGGAGATGCCGACCACGGGAATCCAGGGCAGCTTGTAGTCGACCATCATGGTCGCGGCGATGGCGCCGATGAAGCCGACGATCGAACCTACCGACAGATCGATATTGCCGCCGACGATGATCAAGAGCATGCCGAGCGCCATGATGACGATGTAGCTGTTCTGCAGGATCAGGTTAGTGATGTTGACGGGCGCCAGCAGCACGCCGCCGGTCAAATATTCAAACAGCGCAATGATCACCAGCAGGGAACCGAGCAGGCCGTAGTCGCGCAGGTTGCTCTTCCAGATGCCGGCGCCGGCCTGGTCCTTGCTCGGGGTCTCGACGGCGTCGTGTTTCACAGCGCGGTTCCGTGTTGTCGCATGATCGAGGCCATGATTTTTTCCTGGCTGGCTTCATGGGCCGGCATTTCATCGACGAGGCGGCCTTCGTTCATGACATAGAGGCGGTCGCAGATGCCGAGCAGCTCGGGCATTTCCGACGATATGACGATCACGCCTTTGCCGCTGGCCGCGAGGTCGTTGATGATGGTGTAGATCTCGTATTTGGCGCCGATATCGATGCCGCGCGTCGGCTCGTCGAGAATCAGCACCTTGGGATCGGCGAACAGCCACTTGCTCAGCA
The Bradyrhizobium sp. KBS0727 genome window above contains:
- the hisN gene encoding histidinol-phosphatase, coding for MTVIDFTAFIGRLATSSGETILPFFRTSLLVDNKSTSDFDPVTEADRAAEAVMRRLIKANFPQHGIVGEEFGSEREDAEYVWVLDPIDGTKSFIAGFPIWGTLIALLHQGTPVFGMMHQPYIGERFSGDSGSAHYSGPSGERKLSVRRCASLKEATSYTTSPLLMNAADREVFGRIEKEVRLSRYGGDCYSYCMLAAGHLDLVVETELKPYDIAALIPIITGAGGVVTNWEGQPATNGGRIVAAGDARVHEAALKLLNS
- a CDS encoding N-formylglutamate amidohydrolase; amino-acid sequence: MTQLDGELSPPFEIVEPADWRAPIIFNSPHSGSVYPPDFLNASRIDLASLRRSEDSFMDELIADLADRGFPTVRVNFPRSYVDVNREPYELDPRMFNGRLPSFANTRSMRVAGGLGTIPRVVGDGQEIYRERINVDEALGRIEALYKPYHRALRRLINKAHQAFGTVILVDCHSMPSVGVSRDEPRRPDIVIGDRYGTSCASLLPDLVEEIMSGLGYSIGRNKPYAGGFITEHYGNPASGLHTVQLELNRAIYMDERRRERSARFAQVAADFTKLADALAKVPLGDLGPFQAAAE
- the cpdR gene encoding cell cycle two-component system response regulator CpdR, with the protein product MHKILLAEDDNDMRRFLVKALENAGFQVSSHDNGLSAYQRLREEPFEMLLTDIVMPEMDGIELARRASELDPDIKIMFITGFAAVALNSDSEAPKNAKVLAKPVHLRELVSEVNKMLAA
- the mmsB gene encoding multiple monosaccharide ABC transporter permease encodes the protein MKHDAVETPSKDQAGAGIWKSNLRDYGLLGSLLVIIALFEYLTGGVLLAPVNITNLILQNSYIVIMALGMLLIIVGGNIDLSVGSIVGFIGAIAATMMVDYKLPWIPVVGISLVAGGLIGAAQGYFVAYAKIPSFIVTLGGMLVFRGLTGNILLGQFVGPFPKDFQSISSGFIPDVVSAPLLALFGDGIGANFRWTSMLVGLVGAALLIFTSARRWRRAKAHTMETEPLALFIGKNAVFALLIAGFCYLLASYRGLPNVLIIMGALILLYMFVTQRMTIGRRIYALGGNRMAAQLSGIRTERLIFLTFVNMGALAGLAGLIVAARLNSATPSAGNSFELDVIAACFIGGASASGGVGKVMGVVIGAFVMGVMNNGMSILGIGIYWQYVVKGLVLLAAVYVDGYQKNIR